A window of the Cicer arietinum cultivar CDC Frontier isolate Library 1 chromosome 6, Cicar.CDCFrontier_v2.0, whole genome shotgun sequence genome harbors these coding sequences:
- the LOC140920686 gene encoding secreted RxLR effector protein 161-like, which translates to MEFARSKKGIIVFQRKYILDLLEEIGMGGCRLADTPILDITLSVSVLSQFMHSPYEEHLEAVYQILRYLKSNPRKSLYFKKTNDREASIFTYVEWVGSVTDRKSATGYCAYVWENLVTWRNKKQGFFCSKQCRSRIQSNGSRNLSITVALLELAALIELVVLP; encoded by the exons aTGGAATTTGCTCGCTCAAAGAAGGGAATTATTGTTTTTCAAAGGAAATACATCCTAGATCTCTTGGAAGAAATTGGGATGGGTGGGTGTAGACTAGCAGATACTCCTAT ACTTGACATCACTTTATCTGTGAGTGTTTTAAGTCAATTCATGCATTCTCCCTATGAAGAACACTTGGAGGCAGTTTATCAGATCTTAAGGTACTTGAAATCCAATCCTAGAAAAAGTTTGTACTTCAAGAAAACTAATGATAGAGAAGCCTCTATATTTACGTATGTTGAATGGGTAGGATCAGTTACTGATAGAAAATCTGCTACTGGTTATTGTGCCTATGTTTGGGAAAATTTAGTCACTTGGAGAAATAAGAAACAAGGGTTTTTTTGCTCGAAGCAGTGCAGAAGTCGAATTCAGAGTAATGGCTCAAGGAATCT TTCCATTACTGTTGCACTGCTTGAGCTGGCTGCACTTATTGAGTTGGTTGTTCTACCTTAG